Proteins from one Arthrobacter sp. DNA4 genomic window:
- a CDS encoding GNAT family N-acetyltransferase, which produces MDFRLRQATPEDAEAVVLMQTLAHEECYPHLLSPAFFERRRAGIPERVERRRAFLDTHEPRILAFDADNQLVGSADAGPGREADAPGALELYAIYTLRRTYGTGLGAALVRAAVGSGPTYLWVLENNPRALAFYLKQGFRPDGKRNTLPPEWEALPELRLVRRAKEATER; this is translated from the coding sequence ATGGACTTTCGACTTCGCCAGGCCACCCCGGAGGACGCCGAGGCGGTGGTGCTCATGCAGACGCTGGCGCACGAGGAGTGCTACCCGCACCTGCTCTCGCCGGCCTTCTTCGAGCGGCGCCGGGCCGGCATCCCGGAACGGGTGGAGCGGCGGCGGGCGTTCCTGGACACCCATGAGCCGCGGATCCTCGCCTTCGACGCCGACAACCAGCTGGTGGGCTCCGCGGACGCCGGACCCGGGCGGGAGGCGGATGCTCCCGGGGCGCTGGAGCTCTACGCGATCTACACCCTCCGGCGCACCTATGGAACCGGCCTGGGGGCAGCACTGGTGCGTGCCGCCGTCGGCTCCGGTCCGACGTACCTGTGGGTGCTGGAAAACAACCCGCGCGCCCTGGCCTTCTACCTGAAACAGGGATTCCGGCCCGACGGGAAACGCAACACCCTGCCGCCCGAATGGGAGGCACTTCCCGAACTGCGGCTGGTCCGGAGGGCCAAGGAAGCAACGGAACGTTGA
- a CDS encoding amino acid ABC transporter permease, translating into MSRAESDGMIEADHGRGPRSGSGRAADDAPPEAIVAIPLRHPWRILIAVVLVLGLAVFVLDAAQRPDYGWPEVGKYIFDRRISQAAWVTLSLTIYAMIGAIVIGLVLAIMRLSPNPVLKNIAWLYIWIFRGTPVYVQLVFWGLVSLIYPVFTLGIPFMDPWVTIPNGIFTNLFITAVIGLGLNEAAYMSEIVRAGLLSVDRGQEEAATALALSWGQTMRFVVVPQAMKIIIPPTGNEVISMLKTTSLVAAIPLSIDLYGVSRGISAVTFTPVPLLIVASLWYLLFTSVLMVGQHFIEKRFSRGTGRADSGRRSPTSDTAQAAGPTAAPGAVLPGEPGAPLGNDFGGKG; encoded by the coding sequence ATGAGCAGGGCGGAATCCGACGGAATGATTGAGGCGGACCACGGCAGAGGCCCGCGCAGCGGCAGCGGGCGCGCCGCGGACGATGCTCCGCCCGAGGCCATCGTCGCGATTCCGCTCCGCCACCCCTGGCGGATTCTGATTGCCGTTGTCCTGGTGCTCGGGCTGGCGGTGTTTGTGCTGGACGCCGCACAGCGCCCGGACTACGGCTGGCCGGAGGTGGGCAAATACATCTTTGACCGCCGGATCAGCCAGGCTGCGTGGGTGACATTGTCGCTGACCATCTACGCCATGATCGGCGCGATCGTCATCGGCCTGGTGCTGGCCATCATGCGCCTGTCGCCCAATCCGGTGCTGAAGAACATCGCCTGGCTGTACATCTGGATCTTCCGCGGAACCCCGGTGTACGTGCAGCTGGTCTTCTGGGGCCTGGTGTCCCTGATCTACCCGGTGTTCACGCTGGGCATTCCGTTCATGGACCCGTGGGTCACCATCCCGAACGGGATCTTCACCAACCTCTTCATCACCGCCGTCATTGGGCTCGGCCTGAACGAGGCCGCGTACATGTCCGAGATCGTCCGTGCAGGACTCTTGTCCGTGGACCGGGGCCAGGAGGAGGCCGCCACGGCGCTGGCCCTGTCCTGGGGCCAGACCATGAGGTTCGTCGTGGTCCCGCAGGCCATGAAGATCATCATTCCGCCCACCGGCAACGAAGTGATTTCCATGTTGAAGACCACCTCGCTGGTGGCCGCCATCCCCTTGAGCATCGACCTGTATGGCGTGTCCCGCGGGATCTCCGCCGTTACCTTCACCCCGGTCCCGCTGCTGATCGTGGCGTCGCTCTGGTACCTGCTTTTCACGTCAGTCCTGATGGTGGGCCAGCACTTCATCGAGAAGAGGTTTTCCCGCGGCACCGGCCGGGCGGACTCGGGCAGGCGGTCACCGACGTCGGACACGGCACAAGCGGCAGGCCCGACGGCAGCCCCCGGAGCGGTGCTTCCGGGAGAGCCAGGCGCGCCGCTTGGCAATGACTTTGGAGGTAAGGGATGA
- a CDS encoding LuxR family transcriptional regulator, whose protein sequence is MWEERAERARRDIAAMAAGGMDLAGLYAAALAVVQREVPFEQGCWAAVDPDSMVMTSITNWQPWPVASHQFEEYFLRFAQSEYTGREPNTFVELLRRPRPIARISDAPHREVVRSVRINDLLKPLGLEHELRAAFRVDEACWGVGSIFREGGRDFTDREVEFLGAVSATLAAATRAAVRVAHPAGPAAVGPVIVLAGLHGDLRAATPAAASWLAAVEDAAPGRFSQTLLWVVAQAHAAASGTARARMRDAGNSWVVLQASRLITGDDPEQMVVTVEPATTHELASLLLMAYGVTARERDVCLEVLSGGSTAEIAGHLFISPHTVHDHLKSVFEKVGVGSRGELVARLVA, encoded by the coding sequence ATGTGGGAGGAGCGCGCGGAGCGTGCCCGGCGTGACATCGCCGCCATGGCCGCAGGCGGGATGGACCTGGCCGGCCTCTACGCGGCGGCGCTGGCCGTCGTGCAGCGGGAAGTGCCGTTCGAGCAGGGCTGCTGGGCCGCCGTCGACCCCGACTCCATGGTGATGACCTCCATCACCAACTGGCAGCCGTGGCCGGTGGCCAGCCACCAGTTCGAGGAATATTTCCTGCGCTTTGCCCAGTCCGAGTACACCGGCCGGGAGCCGAACACTTTCGTGGAACTGCTGCGGCGTCCCCGCCCCATCGCCAGGATTTCGGACGCGCCGCACCGGGAGGTGGTGCGCAGTGTCCGGATCAACGATCTGCTCAAGCCCCTGGGCCTGGAACATGAGCTGCGTGCCGCCTTCCGTGTGGACGAGGCGTGCTGGGGAGTGGGCAGCATCTTCCGGGAAGGCGGCCGCGACTTCACCGACCGCGAGGTGGAATTCCTGGGCGCGGTATCCGCCACCCTGGCTGCGGCGACCAGGGCGGCCGTCCGCGTGGCGCACCCCGCCGGGCCTGCCGCCGTCGGGCCCGTCATTGTCCTTGCCGGGCTGCACGGGGACCTGCGTGCAGCCACGCCCGCGGCTGCGTCCTGGCTGGCCGCGGTGGAGGACGCGGCGCCCGGCCGCTTCAGCCAGACGCTCCTTTGGGTGGTGGCGCAGGCGCACGCCGCAGCATCCGGGACGGCGCGGGCGAGGATGCGCGACGCCGGGAACAGCTGGGTGGTGCTGCAGGCCAGCCGCTTGATCACCGGCGATGACCCGGAGCAGATGGTGGTGACCGTGGAACCTGCCACCACCCATGAACTCGCCAGCCTGCTGCTGATGGCGTACGGCGTCACGGCACGGGAGCGGGACGTCTGCCTGGAGGTGCTGTCGGGCGGTTCCACCGCGGAGATTGCCGGGCACCTCTTTATCTCCCCGCATACCGTGCACGACCACCTGAAATCGGTCTTCGAAAAGGTGGGCGTCGGCAGCCGGGGCGAGCTGGTGGCGCGGCTCGTGGCGTGA
- a CDS encoding amino acid ABC transporter ATP-binding protein, whose amino-acid sequence MTGVPMVLAEKVSKNFGTNKVLRGISLEVGRGQVLCIVGPSGSGKSTFLRCINHLERVDGGRLSIDGELVGYRQKGGKLYELKLSEAAFQRREIGMVFQRFNLFPHLTAMENITLAPIRVKGLSKAKATARAKELLERVGLGDKGDAYPAHLSGGQQQRVAIARALAMDPKLMLFDEPTSALDPELVGEVLEVMKELARSGMTMVVVTHEMGFAREVADTLVFMDEGVVVEAGPPREVLNNPRHQRTQEFLSKVL is encoded by the coding sequence ATGACGGGCGTGCCGATGGTGCTTGCCGAGAAGGTTTCCAAGAATTTCGGTACGAACAAGGTCCTGCGGGGTATAAGCCTGGAGGTGGGCCGCGGCCAGGTGCTGTGCATTGTGGGGCCGAGCGGATCGGGCAAGTCGACGTTCCTGCGCTGCATCAACCATCTGGAAAGGGTCGACGGCGGCCGTCTTTCGATCGACGGCGAGCTGGTGGGCTACCGCCAGAAGGGCGGCAAGCTCTACGAGCTCAAGCTCTCGGAAGCGGCCTTTCAACGCCGTGAAATCGGGATGGTTTTCCAGCGTTTCAATCTCTTTCCCCACCTGACGGCCATGGAGAACATAACTTTGGCCCCCATCCGGGTGAAAGGCCTCTCCAAGGCCAAAGCCACCGCCCGGGCAAAAGAGCTGCTGGAGCGTGTGGGGCTGGGGGACAAGGGGGACGCCTACCCGGCCCACCTGTCCGGCGGGCAGCAGCAACGTGTGGCCATCGCCCGTGCCCTTGCCATGGACCCCAAGCTGATGCTCTTTGACGAGCCCACGAGTGCCCTGGACCCCGAGCTGGTGGGGGAGGTGCTCGAGGTCATGAAGGAACTGGCCAGGAGCGGCATGACCATGGTGGTGGTGACCCACGAGATGGGGTTCGCCCGTGAGGTCGCGGACACGCTGGTCTTCATGGATGAAGGGGTGGTGGTGGAGGCCGGGCCGCCGCGGGAGGTTCTCAATAATCCCCGGCACCAACGGACCCAGGAGTTCCTTTCCAAAGTGCTGTAA
- a CDS encoding ABC transporter substrate-binding protein, translated as MRTRYVLPVLTVASALALSGCVDNSQPAATGPASASGTAAAVDVKKNDSIAASLPDKIKSAGVLNVGMANNYPPNEFKDDNGAPVGWSVDLTNALGKVMGLKVNFDIGTFDNILPAVRAGKDDMGMSSFTDTKEREKQVDFLNYYSAVIQWAAPKGKTVDPNNACGLKVAVQATTYEDTDEVPKKSKACTDAGKPAIQIFKFDAQDQATNALAVGQVDAMSADSPVTLYAISKTKDKLQTAGDAFEVAPYGIPVAKGSDFTPVLQKALQSLIDDGTYTKILSKWGVEAGGIKTAALNVASKG; from the coding sequence ATGCGCACCAGATACGTACTCCCCGTCCTTACCGTAGCCTCGGCACTCGCGCTCTCCGGATGCGTGGACAACAGCCAGCCGGCCGCCACCGGGCCCGCCTCGGCGAGCGGCACCGCCGCCGCCGTCGACGTCAAAAAGAACGACTCCATCGCGGCGTCCCTGCCGGACAAAATCAAGAGTGCCGGGGTCCTGAACGTCGGCATGGCCAACAACTACCCGCCCAACGAGTTCAAGGATGACAACGGGGCGCCGGTCGGGTGGTCCGTTGACCTCACCAATGCACTGGGCAAGGTGATGGGCCTGAAGGTCAACTTCGATATCGGCACCTTCGACAACATCCTGCCCGCGGTGCGTGCAGGCAAGGACGACATGGGCATGTCCTCGTTCACGGACACCAAAGAACGGGAAAAGCAGGTGGACTTCCTCAATTACTACTCGGCCGTCATCCAGTGGGCAGCCCCCAAGGGTAAGACCGTGGACCCTAACAACGCCTGCGGACTGAAGGTGGCTGTCCAGGCAACCACTTATGAGGACACCGACGAAGTGCCCAAGAAGTCAAAAGCCTGCACCGACGCAGGCAAGCCCGCAATTCAGATCTTCAAGTTCGACGCGCAGGACCAGGCGACCAATGCACTGGCCGTGGGGCAGGTGGATGCAATGAGCGCTGACTCGCCCGTCACCCTCTATGCGATCTCCAAGACCAAGGACAAGCTGCAGACTGCCGGCGACGCATTTGAAGTGGCTCCATACGGCATCCCCGTCGCCAAGGGCAGCGACTTCACTCCGGTCCTCCAAAAGGCGCTCCAGTCGCTGATCGACGACGGCACCTACACCAAGATCCTGTCCAAGTGGGGAGTGGAAGCCGGTGGAATAAAGACGGCTGCACTCAACGTGGCATCCAAGGGGTAA
- a CDS encoding CdaR family transcriptional regulator, giving the protein MTAVEPLSLPTLSDVARSTDSEIVRLVEMPDHDQQAVAGSVLYDSMAPPAKYPGALALAIGLSLSGKRLRAKVQDLADAGYVGIVYKTNGKPDIVLRAAARETGMALFRASDSVPWNQLAEIMDAAVIPHRQSGRTLVDIRPGDLFDLANTVAAQAGGAVAIVDPDQTILAYSTLPDQPIDETRRSSILRLQVPRSAETDRDYRRVHAASDVVDVKTEDPELRRTAISIRAGAGVLGSLWLLERAGHQNKDAARILREAANVAALHILHKRTTYVSNLTRQLDMVQPLLFEPKRAELAAIRLGISADSIRVAALTAWPADAVAAQTLQSRLRLFDTIRTACAIRLPSAVCGLSDNIVYVVLPQGTDSDWHFQRGAILAIVRNARRALGRPVLAALGSAATVNRLAESRINAETVLSELVRTVAEGQIDPDSDQVVADDESLGSRLQLRRIVSSLTAAGQLPGVHAMRIAEYDEQHRKSFEETIRAYLSCGGNAMDTANALKVHVNTVRYRLSRVKTLFGIELDDPETRLLVWLQLWARHN; this is encoded by the coding sequence GTGACCGCCGTCGAGCCCCTCTCCCTGCCCACGCTTTCGGATGTGGCACGCTCCACGGATTCGGAGATTGTGCGCCTGGTGGAGATGCCTGACCATGACCAGCAGGCGGTGGCGGGCTCTGTCCTGTACGACTCCATGGCCCCGCCCGCGAAGTATCCCGGGGCTCTTGCCCTGGCCATTGGCCTCTCGTTGTCCGGAAAGCGCCTGCGGGCCAAGGTCCAGGACCTCGCCGACGCCGGCTATGTGGGAATCGTTTACAAGACCAATGGAAAACCGGACATCGTGCTCCGGGCGGCCGCCCGCGAGACGGGAATGGCGCTCTTTCGGGCCTCGGATTCAGTGCCATGGAACCAGTTGGCAGAGATCATGGATGCGGCCGTCATACCGCACCGCCAGTCGGGGCGGACACTGGTGGACATCCGTCCCGGCGACCTGTTCGATCTCGCCAACACAGTGGCCGCGCAGGCAGGGGGTGCCGTGGCCATTGTGGATCCCGACCAAACCATCCTTGCCTATTCAACACTCCCGGACCAGCCCATCGATGAGACGCGGCGCAGTTCCATCCTGCGCCTGCAGGTACCGCGCTCTGCCGAGACCGACAGGGACTACCGGCGCGTCCATGCTGCCAGCGATGTGGTGGACGTGAAGACCGAAGACCCGGAGCTGCGCCGCACCGCCATATCCATCCGCGCGGGAGCGGGCGTGCTGGGATCTCTCTGGCTCCTGGAACGGGCCGGTCACCAGAATAAGGATGCAGCCCGGATCCTGCGGGAAGCGGCGAACGTGGCTGCACTCCATATCCTGCACAAGCGCACCACTTACGTTTCGAACCTCACGCGGCAGTTGGACATGGTGCAGCCGCTGCTGTTCGAACCCAAACGCGCCGAGCTGGCAGCTATCCGGCTCGGTATCTCCGCGGACTCCATCCGGGTGGCGGCGCTCACGGCGTGGCCCGCGGACGCAGTTGCTGCCCAAACACTGCAGTCACGCCTCCGCCTCTTCGACACCATCCGAACCGCCTGCGCTATCCGGTTGCCCTCTGCGGTCTGCGGACTTTCGGACAACATTGTGTATGTCGTACTGCCACAGGGAACCGATTCCGACTGGCACTTCCAGCGCGGCGCCATCCTGGCCATTGTCAGGAATGCGCGGCGGGCCCTCGGCCGCCCCGTCCTGGCCGCACTGGGCAGCGCGGCTACCGTAAACCGGCTTGCAGAGTCCCGGATCAATGCCGAGACGGTCCTGTCCGAATTGGTCCGCACCGTTGCGGAAGGACAGATCGACCCGGACTCGGACCAGGTGGTGGCCGACGATGAATCGCTGGGCTCGCGCCTGCAGCTGCGCCGGATTGTATCCTCGTTGACCGCGGCCGGGCAGCTGCCCGGAGTGCACGCCATGAGGATTGCAGAGTACGACGAACAGCACAGGAAATCCTTTGAGGAGACCATCCGGGCCTACCTGAGCTGCGGCGGCAACGCGATGGATACGGCCAATGCACTGAAGGTGCACGTCAATACAGTCCGCTACCGCTTGTCCAGGGTGAAGACGCTCTTCGGCATCGAGCTCGATGATCCCGAGACACGCCTGCTCGTGTGGCTGCAGCTCTGGGCGAGGCACAACTAA
- a CDS encoding potassium channel family protein, with protein MDFEGVLLTAVGAALILLMIADVFHTLLYPHGSGPVGRTIMRGFWLLSRKLRGGASSVAAPLAMAAVIAAWATLAAVGWALLYLPHLPDGFSYSNDIPRQADFAEALYISLVALSTAGFGEIVAIHPVLRLVMAFQAVAGFGLLTATVSWILQTYPALSRRRALAHRLNLFREAAGTSGIAALEAGHAAGLLEAMAENVASVSIDLLSFHETYYFHEVEQRGSLLTTVAYAHQLASEAQASDNPELRFAGRMLYAALDDLAEVLRGKFGHVGDTSSDVFDHYELHHRHRRPPETRA; from the coding sequence ATGGACTTCGAGGGCGTGCTTTTGACGGCGGTTGGCGCGGCGCTGATTCTGCTGATGATCGCCGACGTCTTCCACACACTGCTCTACCCGCATGGCTCCGGTCCCGTGGGCCGGACCATCATGCGCGGGTTCTGGCTGCTGTCCAGGAAACTGCGGGGCGGCGCCTCATCGGTCGCCGCCCCGCTGGCCATGGCTGCGGTCATCGCCGCATGGGCCACCCTGGCTGCCGTGGGCTGGGCGCTCCTGTACCTCCCCCACCTGCCGGACGGCTTCTCCTATTCAAACGACATCCCCCGGCAGGCGGACTTCGCCGAAGCGCTTTACATTTCCCTGGTGGCCCTGTCCACGGCGGGGTTCGGTGAAATCGTGGCCATCCATCCGGTCCTTCGCCTGGTGATGGCGTTCCAGGCCGTGGCAGGTTTTGGCCTGCTGACCGCCACGGTCTCCTGGATCCTGCAGACCTACCCGGCGCTGAGCCGGCGGCGTGCCCTTGCCCACCGGCTCAACCTGTTCCGGGAAGCGGCAGGAACCTCCGGCATTGCCGCGCTGGAAGCCGGTCATGCGGCGGGACTGCTGGAGGCGATGGCCGAAAACGTGGCCTCCGTCAGCATCGACCTTCTTTCGTTCCACGAGACCTACTACTTCCACGAGGTGGAACAGCGGGGATCGCTGCTTACCACCGTTGCCTACGCCCACCAGTTGGCCTCGGAAGCCCAGGCCAGCGACAACCCTGAACTGCGGTTTGCCGGGCGCATGCTCTACGCGGCCCTGGATGACCTGGCAGAAGTGCTGCGCGGAAAGTTCGGCCATGTGGGAGACACATCCTCCGACGTGTTCGACCACTACGAACTCCACCACCGGCACCGGCGGCCCCCGGAAACGCGGGCGTGA
- a CDS encoding alpha-hydroxy acid oxidase has product MKISEAKELIQVKAPVFPRRRRVLANAYNVEEYRKSARKVLPAGIFDYLDGGSEDEVTLRRNRAVFDSWALMPSWGPVEGPDTSTALLGRTSALPLTLTPTGATRLFHPEGEAAVAAAADRAHIPYGLAGLSTVAMETIARSHPGLDRWFNFGLGSDPQAAKDKLARCEAAGFTTLIVGVDTRALGARERDLHNGFTAPPALTLSTIADIARRPSWWVNFLKSEGISFPNLDPHSAAATPMVTPSMWQHILGHSDASSGWKELEALRQAWQGKIVLKGCVNPSDVDKAARIGLDAVQLSNHGGRQLDHMLSPMDVLQESRQRVGDSLEIYVDSGIRRGSDILKALALGADACSIGRAYLYGLVAAGSPGVGRIIDILADELRRTMTLVGVSSVPELKARGGEILRDLRSSGEILETTKSGNN; this is encoded by the coding sequence TTGAAGATCAGCGAAGCCAAGGAGCTCATCCAGGTCAAAGCACCCGTATTCCCCCGGCGGCGCCGCGTGCTGGCCAACGCGTACAACGTGGAGGAATACCGGAAGTCCGCGCGCAAAGTCCTGCCCGCCGGAATCTTCGACTACCTCGACGGCGGGTCAGAGGACGAGGTGACGCTGCGCCGCAATCGCGCTGTCTTCGACTCCTGGGCCCTCATGCCCAGCTGGGGGCCGGTCGAGGGACCTGATACCAGTACAGCCCTGCTTGGCAGGACCAGCGCCCTGCCACTGACGCTGACCCCCACCGGCGCCACCCGGCTGTTCCACCCCGAGGGAGAGGCAGCCGTCGCGGCGGCAGCCGACCGCGCCCACATCCCTTACGGACTTGCCGGGCTCAGCACAGTGGCTATGGAGACCATTGCCCGGAGCCACCCCGGCTTGGACCGCTGGTTCAACTTCGGGCTGGGCTCGGACCCGCAGGCCGCGAAGGACAAACTGGCACGCTGCGAAGCTGCGGGATTCACCACACTGATTGTCGGCGTCGACACCCGTGCACTCGGTGCAAGGGAACGCGACCTCCACAACGGCTTTACCGCTCCGCCCGCCTTGACGCTTTCGACGATTGCTGACATTGCCCGCCGCCCATCCTGGTGGGTCAACTTCCTGAAGTCAGAGGGCATCAGCTTCCCCAATCTGGATCCACACAGTGCCGCTGCCACCCCCATGGTCACCCCCTCCATGTGGCAGCACATCCTGGGCCATTCGGACGCATCCAGCGGCTGGAAGGAACTCGAAGCACTGCGTCAGGCCTGGCAGGGCAAGATCGTACTCAAAGGCTGCGTCAACCCATCCGATGTGGACAAGGCAGCCCGGATCGGGCTGGACGCCGTGCAGTTGAGCAACCACGGCGGCCGCCAGCTGGACCACATGCTGAGCCCCATGGACGTCCTCCAGGAATCGCGGCAGCGGGTGGGTGACTCGCTGGAGATCTACGTGGACTCGGGAATCCGGCGGGGCAGCGACATCCTCAAGGCGCTGGCGCTCGGAGCAGACGCCTGCTCCATCGGCCGGGCCTACCTCTACGGTCTGGTCGCTGCGGGCTCTCCTGGCGTAGGCCGCATCATTGACATCCTCGCGGACGAACTCAGGCGTACCATGACGCTGGTAGGTGTTTCCAGCGTCCCTGAGCTGAAAGCCAGGGGTGGGGAGATCCTCCGGGACCTCCGTTCTTCCGGCGAAATTCTTGAGACAACGAAGTCAGGCAACAACTAA
- a CDS encoding CPBP family intramembrane glutamic endopeptidase, which translates to MHALADSMRRHPLPWYFAVTFLLSWGAIVTAVWMVTGGLSPTPEQFQRTIPATVLTMLLGPAVAGLVLTGIVSGREGYRELWARLRIWRVEGRWYLFALLAAPVTLAAPVLVLWISSLDYAPRIATEPDRGGTLVTGVVLGLVVGLFEEIGWTGFAIPRARQHYSVLWTGVLVGVLWGAWHFFVNYWGGGGTNGGVPLAVFMPLWVAGVLAGQLTAYRVLMVWVYEHTGSVFVAAVMHASLAAFQFILNPLAPGVPQQVYPWGQAATMWLLVAAVALTSRGEMTGPRRFLPIHVRSRHRPPRRRR; encoded by the coding sequence ATGCATGCGCTGGCGGATTCCATGCGCAGGCACCCGTTGCCGTGGTACTTCGCCGTGACCTTCCTCCTGTCCTGGGGAGCCATCGTGACGGCCGTATGGATGGTCACCGGCGGCCTGTCGCCCACACCCGAACAGTTCCAGCGCACCATCCCCGCTACGGTGCTTACCATGCTGCTGGGGCCCGCGGTGGCAGGCCTGGTCCTGACAGGAATCGTGTCGGGACGGGAAGGGTACCGGGAGCTTTGGGCGCGGCTGCGGATCTGGCGGGTCGAGGGGCGCTGGTACCTCTTCGCCCTGCTGGCCGCTCCCGTGACGCTGGCCGCACCCGTGCTGGTGCTCTGGATATCGTCCCTGGATTATGCGCCGCGGATTGCCACGGAGCCGGACCGGGGCGGGACACTCGTTACGGGAGTGGTGCTGGGGCTGGTGGTCGGGCTTTTCGAGGAGATCGGGTGGACCGGGTTCGCCATTCCGAGGGCCCGGCAGCATTACAGCGTTCTCTGGACGGGGGTCCTGGTGGGGGTGCTGTGGGGCGCCTGGCACTTCTTCGTGAACTACTGGGGTGGTGGCGGGACGAACGGCGGAGTGCCGCTGGCGGTCTTCATGCCGCTGTGGGTTGCCGGTGTCCTGGCCGGTCAGCTGACGGCCTACCGGGTCCTCATGGTCTGGGTCTACGAGCACACGGGGAGCGTGTTCGTGGCGGCCGTGATGCACGCCAGCCTGGCGGCATTCCAGTTCATCCTCAACCCGCTGGCACCGGGAGTTCCCCAACAGGTCTACCCGTGGGGGCAGGCGGCCACCATGTGGCTGCTGGTTGCCGCCGTGGCCCTGACAAGCCGGGGCGAGATGACGGGTCCGCGGCGGTTCCTGCCGATTCACGTCCGGTCCCGGCACCGGCCGCCGCGCCGGCGGAGGTAG
- a CDS encoding nuclear transport factor 2 family protein, with amino-acid sequence MGQARDVMDRLMAAMDAKDRETLAGCYAVDAVVRTPDQDAITGRQAITDYYSHFWEAMPDVRYERTATHEAGDVAVVEGFVVGTNTGQLSLPTGGTLPPTGRQLRVRSCDVATVKDRVVTSHHAYFDQMELLGQLGLLPEPAQG; translated from the coding sequence ATGGGACAGGCACGCGACGTCATGGACCGGCTGATGGCGGCCATGGACGCAAAGGACAGGGAAACGCTGGCGGGCTGTTACGCCGTGGACGCCGTGGTCCGCACCCCGGACCAGGACGCGATCACCGGCCGACAAGCCATCACGGACTATTACTCACACTTCTGGGAAGCGATGCCGGACGTCAGGTACGAACGGACTGCCACGCATGAGGCCGGGGACGTGGCCGTCGTCGAAGGCTTCGTCGTTGGCACGAACACCGGGCAGCTGAGCCTGCCCACCGGCGGTACGCTGCCGCCCACCGGAAGACAGCTCAGGGTCAGGAGCTGCGACGTCGCTACGGTGAAGGACCGCGTGGTTACCTCGCACCACGCCTACTTCGACCAGATGGAACTCCTGGGCCAGCTCGGGCTGCTGCCCGAGCCGGCCCAGGGGTAA
- a CDS encoding DinB family protein: MAPHSHSMDDVIYEPERVQFEFFLDEHRAALDECLDGLTEEQARRRLVPSRTTLLGLVKHATFVEKVWFDEAFTGRPRREIGIPATPDESFILDDDDTVASVRAAHREACAVSRAAAAPLGLDDLVTGNRRGPVPLRWVYLHMLRELAQHCGHADILREQIMAEANAG, translated from the coding sequence ATGGCACCCCATTCCCATTCCATGGATGACGTCATTTACGAACCTGAGCGCGTCCAGTTCGAGTTCTTCCTGGACGAGCACCGGGCTGCGCTGGATGAGTGCCTGGACGGGCTGACCGAGGAGCAGGCCAGGCGCCGGCTGGTTCCGTCCCGGACCACCCTTTTGGGGCTGGTGAAGCATGCCACCTTCGTCGAAAAGGTCTGGTTCGATGAGGCCTTTACCGGACGTCCGCGCAGGGAGATCGGCATTCCGGCCACCCCGGACGAATCATTCATCCTGGACGACGACGATACCGTCGCCTCCGTCCGCGCGGCCCACCGGGAGGCCTGCGCCGTCTCCCGGGCCGCTGCCGCCCCTCTTGGCCTGGATGACCTGGTGACAGGAAACCGGCGGGGACCTGTGCCGCTGCGCTGGGTCTACCTCCATATGCTTCGCGAACTGGCGCAGCACTGCGGCCATGCGGACATCCTGCGCGAGCAGATCATGGCGGAGGCGAACGCGGGCTGA